A window from Methanomassiliicoccus sp. encodes these proteins:
- a CDS encoding class I SAM-dependent methyltransferase, whose product MDHRRSWNENYSRPDPMWKGPPGPASSEVSGTVLELGCGNGKTARALVRSAERVVGLDFSRPGLDRCRADVRSGKLDLVEGDVRHLPFSDHRFDHVFAVHVLGHLVAEDMGKAVGEIERVTVPGGKVVVRTFSCRDMRAGKGEEVEPGSYIRGNGILTHYFERSELSQLMGSFLEVSLEEIVQKKRYRGSEHVRAEWVGVYQTVLPMC is encoded by the coding sequence ATGGACCATAGACGATCCTGGAACGAGAACTACTCCCGACCAGATCCCATGTGGAAGGGACCCCCCGGCCCTGCATCCTCCGAGGTCAGCGGAACGGTCCTGGAGCTGGGATGCGGAAACGGCAAGACCGCGAGGGCCCTCGTTCGGAGCGCTGAACGGGTAGTGGGACTGGACTTCTCCCGACCGGGCCTCGATCGTTGCCGTGCCGATGTTCGCTCTGGAAAGCTGGATCTCGTGGAGGGCGATGTCCGCCATCTGCCCTTTTCCGACCACCGCTTCGACCATGTGTTTGCAGTGCACGTCCTGGGGCATCTTGTAGCTGAGGACATGGGGAAGGCAGTAGGGGAGATCGAGAGGGTAACGGTCCCCGGAGGCAAGGTCGTCGTGAGGACCTTCTCGTGCCGGGACATGCGGGCGGGGAAGGGAGAGGAGGTTGAACCTGGCTCATACATAAGAGGGAACGGCATCCTCACCCACTACTTTGAGCGTAGCGAGCTCTCTCAACTGATGGGTAGCTTCCTGGAGGTCTCCCTCGAGGAAATAGTGCAGAAGAAGAGGTACCGTGGATCAGAGCATGTCCGGGCCGAATGGGTAGGGGTCTATCAGACCGTTCTGCCCATGTGTTGA
- a CDS encoding histidinol dehydrogenase yields the protein EGLEFLADTVIKLAKAEGLHAHARSVSIRRQSDEG from the coding sequence GGAGGGATTGGAGTTCCTTGCCGACACCGTGATCAAGCTGGCGAAGGCCGAGGGGCTGCATGCGCACGCGCGCTCGGTGAGCATACGCCGTCAATCCGATGAAGGATAG
- a CDS encoding DUF1638 domain-containing protein, with the protein MALGNVLSIVGCVVLADELSYILSRDKDLSRAFIIDNDEGRLLSGMLKKQDIETEIIDPGEMHRASIQDRFSVLIWLNDASSCKNALDQRKKVNFSIANMAEHSGLCLCFYGRCNGAFDRLDDLEEDVRVPLMVLTDVAGDVVDDCMAANMGGQAEYRKTLSRNPDTFFLTPGYVEDWYKAHEHLGRRRMSRCARSLLQENGYSEIIKLDNGLGDSERVEEHLGLFSRCESIRVINRLCGLSVFENTYSIAKKMLAEMRPRTLAPFLMRTGPMVYRTNSNSVQHMGRTV; encoded by the coding sequence ATGGCGCTCGGGAACGTATTATCAATAGTAGGCTGTGTCGTTCTAGCTGACGAGCTGAGCTATATCCTGTCTAGGGACAAGGACCTATCCCGTGCGTTCATAATCGACAATGATGAGGGGCGCCTCCTCAGTGGGATGCTGAAGAAGCAAGATATCGAGACCGAGATCATTGATCCCGGTGAGATGCACCGAGCAAGCATCCAAGACCGCTTTTCAGTTCTGATCTGGCTGAACGATGCCTCCAGCTGCAAGAATGCATTGGACCAGAGGAAAAAAGTGAACTTTTCCATAGCCAACATGGCGGAGCACTCGGGACTGTGCCTGTGCTTCTATGGCCGATGCAACGGGGCATTCGACCGCCTCGATGATCTGGAGGAGGATGTCAGGGTGCCCCTGATGGTCCTCACCGATGTCGCCGGTGATGTTGTAGATGATTGCATGGCGGCGAACATGGGAGGCCAAGCCGAATACCGGAAAACTCTGTCCCGTAATCCCGACACCTTTTTCCTAACACCGGGTTACGTGGAGGATTGGTATAAGGCCCATGAGCATCTGGGCAGGAGGCGGATGAGTCGGTGCGCGCGTTCCCTTCTGCAAGAGAACGGCTACTCTGAGATCATAAAGTTGGACAACGGTCTGGGGGATAGCGAAAGGGTGGAGGAGCACCTGGGATTATTCTCCCGCTGCGAGAGCATCAGGGTGATCAACCGCCTATGCGGGCTGAGCGTTTTCGAGAACACCTACTCCATTGCAAAGAAGATGTTGGCAGAGATGAGGCCGCGTACCCTGGCCCCGTTCCTCATGCGGACCGGTCCCATGGTATACCGTACCAACAGTAATTCGGTTCAACACATGGGCAGAACGGTCTGA
- a CDS encoding PIG-L family deacetylase has protein sequence MNVSNGEKQDTKAPAATSADGGTETSSYRPPLISLDRYIGERVMIFSPHPEDDTLGCGGTTRLLFESGCNILAIYMTDGRFGCPTMSPEETASIRRLESVNSATVLGIANLQFMNRPEGGLRCDRITIKEAREAMQAYNPSLVLVPDPDAGHPDHRAAYEIVLAATAGEAVEVLRFGVHNAVRPDVVVDITKTMAYKEKAMREHRTQQDREDYVSKVMGLNAYLSIGRGPEVQFCEAFSRPQGNDQ, from the coding sequence TTGAACGTCTCGAACGGAGAAAAACAGGATACGAAGGCACCTGCAGCGACGTCTGCAGATGGAGGGACGGAAACCTCATCCTACAGGCCGCCCCTCATCTCCCTGGACCGCTATATCGGGGAGAGGGTCATGATATTCTCGCCGCATCCAGAGGATGACACCCTGGGATGTGGAGGCACGACCCGGCTCCTGTTTGAGAGTGGATGCAACATACTTGCGATATACATGACCGATGGACGCTTCGGCTGCCCCACCATGAGTCCCGAGGAGACAGCCTCCATCAGAAGATTGGAATCGGTCAACTCCGCCACGGTACTTGGCATAGCGAACCTGCAGTTCATGAACCGTCCAGAAGGAGGCCTGCGCTGCGACCGCATCACCATAAAGGAGGCCAGGGAGGCGATGCAGGCCTATAACCCCAGCCTGGTGTTGGTCCCCGATCCTGACGCAGGCCATCCTGACCATCGCGCGGCGTACGAAATCGTCCTTGCCGCCACTGCCGGAGAGGCGGTGGAGGTGCTGCGGTTCGGCGTACACAACGCAGTGCGCCCGGACGTGGTGGTGGACATAACCAAGACCATGGCGTACAAGGAGAAGGCTATGCGGGAGCACCGTACCCAGCAGGACCGCGAGGACTACGTGTCCAAGGTCATGGGCCTCAATGCATACTTGTCGATAGGACGCGGTCCCGAGGTGCAGTTCTGCGAGGCCTTCTCCCGGCCGCAGGGGAACGACCAGTAG
- a CDS encoding ABC-F family ATP-binding cassette domain-containing protein, with translation MGDANIGGGMLVRLEGVSKAFGPKDILKNVSMQINDNDRIALVGPNGAGKTTLLKIITGVERVDTGELTLKTNKMVYLAQFPSFDADTTVGDTLSEGQRTEAQVRIEELESIMTSGELPRGMDWNEISLEYARLQEEAGRQGMSDAERALEHMREFGIEDKLKGKVGELSGGERTKVMLAKVLSQAEKADLLILDEPTNHLDIDAVEWLEDYLLAFKGAVLIVSHDRYFLDRTVTRVYELENAKLRDYQGNYSQFVDKKAIELERQRKEFEKNARERDRQARIADEQHRLLWFSSTHKTRLKMLERMEVKEAPDKKKDLTLDISTAQKSGKNVVIARRLKVTRGGKVIFKDLDLDVDKGDKIGLFGPNGAGKTTLIMALLGELPARGDLWVAPGASIGYYAQGQDLMDPKLTSLEQINKSLEGEARARARAYLYRFQLDQKDAERPIGTLSGGERARVALALLLSSDLNFLVLDEPTNYLDLMAKHAVEMALAEFPGTFIIVTHDRYLLDSVCSEVAELRQGALTVFHGSYSQYKGVRVGKDVVEEAEVYKVVSGFTEWVSKKKYSVGERVLVAPSERENYQWAMDNGKLRKIPGKERKIIKK, from the coding sequence ATGGGCGATGCCAATATAGGTGGAGGCATGCTCGTCCGCCTGGAAGGTGTCTCCAAGGCCTTCGGTCCCAAGGATATCCTGAAGAACGTCTCCATGCAGATCAATGACAACGATCGTATAGCCCTCGTCGGCCCCAACGGGGCGGGAAAGACCACCTTGTTGAAGATCATCACGGGGGTGGAGAGGGTGGATACCGGTGAGCTCACGTTGAAGACCAACAAGATGGTCTACCTTGCCCAATTCCCCTCCTTCGATGCCGACACCACTGTGGGTGATACCTTGAGCGAGGGGCAGCGCACCGAGGCCCAGGTCCGCATCGAAGAGCTGGAGTCCATAATGACATCCGGTGAGCTGCCGCGGGGAATGGACTGGAACGAGATATCCCTGGAGTATGCGAGGCTCCAGGAAGAGGCGGGCCGCCAGGGCATGAGCGATGCCGAGAGGGCGCTCGAACATATGCGCGAGTTCGGCATCGAGGATAAGCTCAAGGGAAAGGTAGGTGAGCTCAGCGGGGGGGAGAGGACCAAGGTCATGTTGGCCAAGGTGCTGTCACAGGCGGAGAAGGCCGACCTGCTGATACTTGATGAGCCCACCAATCATCTGGACATCGACGCTGTGGAGTGGCTAGAGGACTACCTTCTCGCGTTCAAGGGGGCTGTGCTCATCGTTTCTCACGACCGCTACTTCCTGGACCGCACCGTAACGCGGGTCTATGAGCTGGAAAACGCCAAGCTACGTGATTACCAGGGCAACTACTCACAGTTCGTGGACAAGAAGGCTATTGAGCTGGAAAGGCAGCGCAAGGAGTTCGAGAAGAACGCGAGGGAGAGGGACCGGCAGGCACGGATCGCCGATGAGCAGCACCGCTTGCTGTGGTTCTCCTCCACCCACAAGACCCGGCTGAAAATGCTCGAGCGGATGGAGGTGAAGGAGGCCCCGGACAAGAAGAAGGACCTCACCCTCGATATCAGCACGGCTCAGAAATCCGGGAAGAACGTGGTCATCGCCAGACGCCTCAAGGTGACCCGGGGCGGGAAGGTCATCTTCAAGGACCTGGACCTAGACGTGGACAAGGGGGACAAGATCGGTCTGTTCGGGCCCAACGGTGCCGGGAAGACCACGCTCATCATGGCCTTGCTGGGGGAGCTGCCGGCGAGGGGGGACCTGTGGGTCGCTCCCGGGGCCAGCATAGGGTACTACGCCCAGGGCCAGGACCTCATGGACCCCAAGCTGACCTCGTTGGAGCAGATCAACAAGTCCCTGGAGGGGGAGGCACGAGCCCGGGCAAGGGCATACCTCTACCGTTTCCAGCTGGACCAGAAGGACGCGGAGCGGCCCATTGGCACCCTCTCCGGAGGGGAGAGGGCCAGGGTGGCACTGGCGCTGTTGCTCTCATCGGACCTGAACTTCCTCGTCCTGGACGAGCCCACCAACTACCTCGACCTCATGGCCAAGCATGCGGTGGAGATGGCCCTGGCGGAGTTTCCCGGAACGTTCATCATCGTCACCCATGACCGATACCTCCTGGACTCGGTATGCAGCGAGGTCGCGGAGCTGCGCCAGGGTGCCTTGACAGTCTTCCACGGAAGCTACTCCCAGTACAAGGGCGTGAGGGTCGGGAAGGACGTGGTCGAGGAGGCCGAGGTCTACAAGGTGGTGTCAGGGTTCACGGAATGGGTCTCCAAGAAGAAGTACTCGGTGGGAGAAAGGGTACTGGTGGCGCCCTCGGAAAGGGAGAACTATCAATGGGCGATGGATAACGGCAAGTTGCGCAAGATACCGGGAAAAGAGAGAAAGATCATAAAAAAATGA